A region from the Streptomyces tsukubensis genome encodes:
- a CDS encoding glutamate synthase-related protein codes for MSTGTVTAAGFPEEAVRARARHGAAEVFPPSGEYGTGLFGAGAAGGPGAPAPESGGTPAAVAPWGGGPPDALDALRPAPPVFMPRRLEKLIALGREPGHDDVELHSGIGGFDAALPVYLSAFGSTRAGSGDLAVAAARQAGRLGIPMVVGENTVPVHGYRSVLLARIEAYAEAVGDGPGGVVVQQSTEDADSEVWNLLYSDPAVRELRDSGRLGFELKTGQGAKPGLGGMTVVGAAEAERLSAAGLFTLGAELGPDGSRLRCATPGTFTEEILRQQLRFMRNNFPLARVWVKFHPGRDIGTAAATAWAAGADAVTVDGAEGGTGWAPRVFLDGVGLPLADCLGLVDRPEGASLLASGRMWEGGRAVRALALGATAVGLGRAALLAVDEDREHGLERLVEALALELRLLLHALGQYRPGDLTRADLWPPPPGAGRPVPAGAAGGGRP; via the coding sequence GTGAGTACGGGCACGGTGACGGCGGCCGGCTTTCCCGAGGAGGCGGTACGGGCCCGGGCCCGGCACGGCGCCGCGGAGGTCTTCCCGCCGTCCGGGGAGTACGGGACGGGCCTGTTCGGCGCCGGGGCCGCGGGCGGACCGGGTGCTCCGGCCCCGGAATCCGGCGGGACCCCGGCGGCGGTCGCGCCCTGGGGCGGCGGGCCGCCGGATGCGCTGGACGCCCTGCGTCCCGCGCCGCCGGTGTTCATGCCGCGGCGGCTGGAGAAGCTCATCGCACTGGGCCGGGAGCCCGGCCACGACGACGTCGAACTGCACTCCGGGATCGGCGGTTTCGACGCCGCGCTGCCGGTGTACCTCTCGGCATTCGGGTCGACCCGCGCGGGCAGCGGCGATCTCGCGGTGGCGGCGGCCCGCCAGGCGGGACGGCTCGGGATCCCCATGGTCGTCGGGGAGAACACCGTGCCCGTCCACGGCTACCGCTCGGTGCTCCTCGCCCGGATCGAAGCCTATGCGGAAGCGGTGGGCGACGGCCCCGGCGGCGTGGTGGTGCAGCAGTCCACCGAGGACGCCGACTCGGAGGTGTGGAACCTCCTCTACAGCGACCCGGCGGTACGGGAGCTGAGGGACTCGGGCCGCCTCGGCTTCGAGCTCAAGACCGGTCAGGGCGCCAAACCCGGTCTCGGCGGGATGACCGTGGTCGGCGCGGCGGAAGCCGAACGGCTCTCCGCTGCGGGGCTGTTCACGCTCGGCGCGGAGCTGGGCCCGGACGGTTCCCGGCTGCGCTGTGCCACCCCCGGAACGTTCACCGAGGAGATCCTCCGCCAGCAGCTCCGCTTCATGCGGAACAACTTCCCGCTCGCCCGGGTCTGGGTGAAGTTCCACCCGGGCCGCGATATCGGCACGGCGGCGGCGACGGCCTGGGCCGCCGGGGCGGACGCGGTCACCGTCGACGGCGCCGAGGGCGGTACGGGCTGGGCGCCCCGGGTCTTCCTGGACGGCGTGGGGCTGCCGCTGGCCGACTGCCTCGGCCTGGTCGACCGCCCCGAGGGGGCGAGCCTGCTGGCCTCCGGCCGGATGTGGGAAGGCGGCCGGGCGGTCCGGGCCCTGGCGCTCGGCGCCACGGCCGTCGGTCTGGGCCGGGCCGCGCTGCTGGCCGTGGACGAGGACCGGGAGCACGGTCTGGAACGGCTGGTGGAGGCCCTCGCCCTGGAGTTGAGGCTGCTCCTCCACGCCTTGGGCCAGTACCGGCCCGGGGACCTGACCCGGGCGGACCTGTGGCCGCCACCGCCGGGGGCGGGCCGGCCCGTGCCCGCCGGGGCGGCGGGGGGTGGGCGGCCGTGA
- a CDS encoding asparagine synthetase A — MEPARVSVPVLPLLGDHLASPRLRSAMLVQQEALYAAREFLRGEGFTELLPPLIGPVTDPGGRGAKALDVDYYGQTYKLMTSAILYKQASLQGFPRLFYIAPNIRVEPPETAGTGRHLVEFHQIDVEIAGASREDAQAVAAGLLTRVVEHVWTTVPDILRELGRDEADFAELRAGKFDRCTHEEAVSRLAALGHVQSPDAEIDWEAERILSLDAGQPFFVDDYPKGSRGFYDREDPERPGVLRNFDLIAHGGYGELVSGSEREADYATIVTRMRESGENPAKYAWYLDVARRGLSPSAGFGMGLQRLVRFLTGLDALWQVSAYPKLPGVITP; from the coding sequence ATGGAACCCGCCCGCGTATCCGTCCCCGTCCTTCCGCTCCTCGGTGACCATCTGGCGTCGCCGCGGCTGCGGTCCGCGATGCTCGTCCAGCAGGAGGCGCTGTACGCGGCGCGGGAGTTCCTGCGCGGCGAGGGCTTCACCGAACTGCTGCCCCCGCTGATCGGCCCGGTCACCGACCCCGGCGGCCGGGGCGCCAAGGCCCTCGACGTCGACTACTACGGGCAGACGTACAAGCTGATGACCAGCGCGATCCTCTACAAGCAGGCGTCGCTGCAGGGCTTCCCGCGGCTGTTCTACATCGCCCCGAACATCCGGGTGGAGCCGCCGGAGACCGCCGGAACGGGCCGCCATCTGGTGGAGTTCCACCAGATCGACGTGGAGATCGCGGGCGCGAGCCGCGAGGACGCGCAGGCGGTCGCCGCCGGTCTGCTGACCCGGGTGGTGGAGCACGTCTGGACGACCGTTCCCGACATTCTGCGGGAACTCGGCCGCGACGAGGCCGACTTCGCCGAACTGCGGGCCGGGAAGTTCGACCGCTGCACCCACGAGGAGGCGGTGTCCCGGCTGGCGGCCCTCGGCCATGTGCAGAGCCCGGACGCCGAGATCGACTGGGAGGCGGAGCGGATCCTGTCGCTGGACGCCGGACAGCCGTTCTTCGTCGACGACTATCCGAAGGGCTCCCGCGGCTTCTACGACCGGGAGGACCCCGAACGCCCCGGTGTGCTGCGGAACTTCGACCTCATCGCGCACGGCGGCTACGGCGAACTGGTCAGCGGCAGCGAGCGCGAGGCCGACTACGCGACGATCGTCACCCGGATGCGGGAGAGCGGCGAGAACCCGGCGAAGTACGCCTGGTACCTGGACGTGGCGCGCCGCGGCCTCTCCCCCAGCGCGGGCTTCGGGATGGGACTCCAGCGGCTGGTCCGCTTCCTGACCGGGCTGGACGCCCTGTGGCAGGTCAGCGCCTATCCGAAGCTGCCGGGGGTGATCACGCCGTGA
- a CDS encoding non-ribosomal peptide synthetase, with product MPSTAPTASTTTDAGTDAAPDATDPERVPLSYAQRRLWFLNRLEGPSPTYNLPLVVRLDSVPERGALEAALADVLERHEVLRTVYPADEHGEPYQRILDGARPELAVRSCTPGEVAAEVARFTAGTFDPETGLPLRAALFLPGGGSAVLVLLTHHIATDGWSVGPLLRDLGTAYDARTAGAGPRWEPLPVQYADYTLWQRELLADDTALAAYWREALTGLPPLLDLPADRPRPVAPSGRARTLTAVLDPAAHAGLSALATGAGASLLMVARAALGTALDVCGAGPDTAVGTPVAGRSDEALDELVGFFVNSLVLRADVAGPAGPEELVARARDAALGAYAHQELPFDRLVELLNPRRAPGANPLFQVTLAVQEAADPAADEVRIGSVLRGRFEETGLDAAKFDLAVTCVARPGHGGLELWWTYAEDLFDESTARLLLDVYVRALGRFAEGGDSPVRPEELLPEAERALLAARPARTGTVPDTDPETAADPKTAADPETVAVLRRLFVEITRRASVGPDDNFFAVGGHSMAGVRLVNRIRSLLGVELRLRDLFLAPTPARLAARLAAGGTGARPGGGRSGPAAVPRAERPGRLPLSYAQRRLWFTGRLEGATRSYNLPFVVRLDRPLDPAVLTDALADVAERHEVLRTVYRADDGQPYQEVRERVRPVLQVVRARPEEEASAVDAAAGHVFDLAAEIPFRACLVETGPDGGGQILVLLVHHIAADGWSAGPLLADLAAACTARLGGAAPRWDPLPVQYADYTLWERQLLSGPGAAAQRAYWRDRLAGAPPVLELTPARTRPAEATHRGAAAVVPPLDAAVHTALDRLALAHGATLLMVVQAALAAVLTRHGAGTDLPLGTVVAGRDDQALEQLVGFFVNTLVLRTDTSGNPSFTELLERVRETDLAAFAHQQLPFDLVVEELNPVRSTAHHPLVQVMVQVHPAERAPVPGSPLSGTPVPAASGFTKFDLTLALRETRDASGAPAGLEGVLEYALDLYDTDTAAQLAAHVARLLRVVAGAPDIRIGDVPLLSGEEAGRLLVEYNATEVPRVLPGLVHERFEEQARRTPLAVAVRYGDETLTFAELNRRANALAHRLIGAGTAPHGAVGLLLDRTPLLLVAALAALKCGAAYVPLDPRLPDTRIAMIMEDTGARVLVTEEAYASAEPVARQLAAGVRVLSADTPVPGGRSTGPRVAVGEDALMYVMFTSGSTGRPKGVGVTHRNVVELVTDRCFDHRNHRRMLVHSAIGFDASVYELWVPLLNGGELVFAPGSGTDLAELDHAIRSHGVTAAYFTMGLFHIMADEGLDTLKLLDEVWTGGDVASPAALQRVLDHCPDTVLVHSYGPTETTFASHHQRLDTDCRVLPGVFLGAALDNTRVYVLDGALRPVPVGVAGEMYLAGSQVARGYLGRPGLTAERFVADPFAADGGRMYRTGDLVHWTAGGELRFLGRADGQVKLRGFRIEPGEIEETLARHPDVGRAAVAVVDDGPGGKRLVAYAVPRAGRTPTEQGLLRWAAAELPEHMVPSALMLLDDIPLTVNGKPDRGALPAPAPAAAPSGRAPRTPREEVLCGLFEEILGVTGVGIDDSFFALGGHSLLGVRLVSRTRTALGLELGVRDLFRTPTVAGLLADEPSGFDPMGVLLPLQPGGTRRPLFALHPGTGVGWTYVGLARHLGPDQPLYAIQARALSELGHSPESVEEMAREYLEHIRRIQPQGPYRFLGWSFGGTLAHALAVMLAEQGERTELLAMMDVHLQPTEPERHRMTPAEKREMLVGDATDEPEDAPFDVAGLIGLVRETDPVLGGFSDDEIRSVIGASIDHAEIVKLYAPRPVKTQMLFFAARGEGAPESTLSQSWIPYVDGTVEQHTIGVIHTRMGEPEPLEKIGLILSDALRSLS from the coding sequence ATGCCCTCGACCGCTCCCACCGCCTCCACCACAACCGACGCCGGAACCGACGCCGCACCGGACGCCACGGATCCGGAGCGGGTGCCACTGTCGTACGCCCAGCGGAGGCTCTGGTTCCTTAACCGGCTTGAGGGGCCGTCCCCGACGTACAACCTGCCGCTGGTGGTCCGGCTGGACTCGGTGCCCGAGCGCGGAGCGCTGGAGGCGGCGCTGGCCGATGTGCTGGAGCGGCACGAGGTGCTGCGGACGGTGTATCCGGCGGACGAGCACGGCGAGCCGTACCAGCGGATCCTGGACGGGGCGCGCCCCGAACTCGCCGTACGGTCCTGCACGCCCGGCGAGGTGGCCGCCGAGGTGGCCCGGTTCACCGCGGGGACCTTCGATCCGGAGACCGGGCTGCCGCTGCGGGCGGCGCTGTTCCTGCCGGGCGGCGGGTCCGCCGTACTGGTGCTGCTGACCCATCACATCGCGACCGACGGCTGGTCGGTGGGCCCGCTGCTGCGGGATCTCGGCACCGCCTACGACGCCAGGACCGCCGGTGCCGGGCCGCGGTGGGAGCCGCTGCCGGTGCAGTACGCGGACTACACGCTGTGGCAGCGGGAGCTGCTCGCGGACGATACGGCGCTCGCCGCCTACTGGCGGGAGGCGCTCACCGGACTGCCGCCGCTGCTCGACCTGCCCGCCGACCGGCCGCGGCCCGTCGCGCCGAGCGGCCGGGCCCGTACCCTCACCGCCGTACTGGACCCCGCGGCGCACGCCGGGCTCTCGGCGCTGGCCACCGGGGCCGGTGCCAGTCTGCTGATGGTGGCGCGGGCCGCGCTCGGCACGGCGCTCGACGTCTGCGGCGCCGGTCCCGATACGGCCGTCGGCACACCGGTCGCGGGCCGCTCCGACGAGGCCCTGGACGAGCTGGTCGGCTTCTTCGTGAACTCCCTGGTCCTGCGGGCCGATGTCGCGGGCCCCGCGGGTCCGGAGGAGCTGGTGGCCAGGGCCCGGGACGCCGCGCTGGGGGCGTACGCCCATCAGGAGCTGCCGTTCGACCGGCTGGTGGAGCTGCTCAATCCGCGCCGGGCGCCGGGCGCGAACCCGCTGTTCCAGGTGACCCTGGCGGTGCAGGAGGCGGCGGATCCGGCGGCGGACGAGGTACGGATCGGTTCCGTGCTGCGCGGCCGGTTCGAGGAGACCGGTCTCGACGCGGCGAAGTTCGATCTCGCGGTGACCTGTGTCGCCCGCCCGGGGCACGGCGGTCTGGAGCTGTGGTGGACCTATGCCGAGGACCTCTTCGACGAGTCGACGGCGCGACTGCTTCTCGATGTGTACGTACGCGCCCTCGGCCGGTTCGCCGAGGGCGGGGACTCCCCGGTGCGGCCGGAGGAGCTGCTGCCGGAGGCGGAGCGGGCCCTGCTGGCCGCCAGGCCCGCGCGGACCGGCACGGTCCCGGACACCGATCCGGAGACGGCGGCCGATCCGAAAACCGCGGCCGATCCGGAGACGGTGGCCGTGCTCCGCCGCCTCTTCGTCGAGATCACCCGCCGCGCTTCGGTGGGCCCGGACGACAACTTCTTCGCCGTCGGCGGGCATTCCATGGCGGGCGTCCGGCTGGTGAACCGGATCCGGTCGCTCCTGGGGGTGGAGCTGCGGCTGCGGGACCTGTTCCTGGCGCCCACCCCGGCCCGCCTCGCCGCCCGGCTCGCCGCCGGGGGCACCGGGGCCCGGCCGGGGGGCGGCCGGTCCGGGCCGGCCGCCGTACCGCGGGCCGAGCGGCCCGGGCGGCTTCCGCTGTCGTACGCCCAGCGCAGACTCTGGTTCACCGGCCGGCTGGAGGGGGCGACCCGCTCGTACAACCTTCCCTTCGTGGTGCGGCTCGACCGACCGCTGGACCCGGCGGTCCTCACCGACGCTCTCGCAGACGTCGCGGAACGGCACGAGGTGCTGCGCACCGTCTACCGGGCCGACGACGGGCAGCCTTACCAAGAGGTACGGGAGCGGGTCCGGCCGGTGCTCCAGGTCGTGCGGGCCCGGCCGGAGGAGGAGGCGTCCGCCGTCGACGCGGCGGCCGGTCATGTCTTCGACCTGGCGGCCGAGATCCCGTTCCGGGCCTGTCTCGTCGAGACCGGCCCCGACGGCGGCGGGCAGATCCTCGTACTGCTGGTGCACCACATCGCGGCCGACGGCTGGTCCGCGGGGCCGCTGCTGGCCGATCTCGCCGCCGCCTGCACGGCCCGGCTGGGCGGGGCGGCCCCCCGCTGGGATCCGCTGCCCGTGCAGTACGCCGACTACACCCTGTGGGAACGGCAGCTGCTGTCCGGGCCCGGAGCGGCGGCGCAGCGGGCCTACTGGCGCGACCGGCTGGCGGGGGCACCGCCCGTACTGGAACTCACCCCGGCGCGGACCCGTCCCGCGGAGGCCACGCACCGGGGCGCGGCCGCCGTCGTCCCTCCTCTGGACGCGGCCGTCCACACCGCTCTCGACCGGCTGGCCCTGGCGCACGGCGCGACCCTGCTGATGGTGGTGCAGGCGGCGTTGGCCGCGGTGCTGACCCGGCACGGCGCGGGCACCGACCTGCCGCTGGGGACGGTGGTCGCGGGCCGGGACGACCAGGCCCTGGAGCAGTTGGTGGGCTTCTTCGTCAACACGCTCGTGCTGCGGACCGACACCTCGGGCAACCCGTCCTTCACGGAGCTGCTGGAGCGGGTCAGGGAGACCGATCTCGCGGCCTTCGCACATCAGCAGCTCCCCTTCGACCTGGTGGTGGAGGAGCTCAATCCGGTACGGTCCACGGCCCACCACCCGCTGGTGCAGGTGATGGTGCAGGTCCATCCGGCGGAGCGGGCGCCCGTGCCGGGTTCGCCGCTGTCCGGCACTCCGGTGCCCGCCGCCTCCGGCTTCACCAAGTTCGACCTCACGCTGGCGCTGCGCGAAACCCGGGACGCCTCGGGTGCCCCGGCCGGTCTGGAGGGCGTACTCGAATACGCGCTGGACCTCTACGACACGGACACCGCGGCCCAGTTGGCGGCGCATGTGGCGCGGCTGCTGCGGGTGGTGGCCGGTGCTCCGGACATCCGGATCGGTGACGTACCGCTGCTCTCCGGGGAGGAGGCCGGGCGGCTGCTGGTGGAGTACAACGCCACCGAGGTGCCGCGGGTGCTGCCGGGGCTGGTGCACGAGCGGTTCGAGGAGCAGGCCCGCCGTACGCCGCTCGCGGTCGCGGTCCGCTACGGGGACGAGACGCTGACCTTCGCCGAGCTGAACCGGCGGGCGAATGCGTTGGCGCACCGGCTGATCGGCGCGGGGACGGCGCCGCACGGCGCGGTGGGGCTGCTCCTGGACCGTACTCCGCTGCTGCTGGTGGCGGCGCTGGCGGCGCTGAAGTGCGGGGCGGCGTACGTACCGCTGGACCCGCGGCTGCCGGACACCCGGATCGCGATGATCATGGAGGATACGGGTGCTCGGGTCCTCGTCACCGAGGAGGCGTACGCCTCGGCGGAGCCGGTGGCCCGGCAGCTGGCGGCCGGGGTGCGGGTGCTGTCGGCGGACACCCCCGTGCCCGGCGGCCGGAGCACCGGGCCGCGGGTGGCGGTGGGCGAGGACGCCCTGATGTACGTGATGTTCACCTCGGGCTCCACGGGCCGCCCGAAGGGTGTCGGGGTCACCCACCGCAATGTGGTGGAGCTGGTCACCGACCGCTGCTTCGACCACCGCAACCACCGGCGGATGCTGGTGCATTCGGCGATCGGGTTCGACGCCTCCGTGTACGAGCTGTGGGTGCCGCTGCTGAACGGCGGGGAGCTGGTGTTCGCGCCCGGTTCCGGTACGGACCTCGCGGAGCTGGACCATGCGATCCGCTCCCACGGGGTGACCGCCGCCTACTTCACCATGGGCCTGTTCCACATCATGGCCGACGAGGGGCTGGACACGCTGAAGCTCCTGGACGAGGTGTGGACCGGCGGGGACGTGGCCTCCCCGGCCGCCCTCCAGCGGGTGCTGGACCACTGCCCGGACACGGTCCTGGTGCACAGCTACGGCCCGACGGAGACCACGTTCGCCTCGCACCACCAGCGGCTGGACACGGACTGCCGGGTGCTGCCGGGTGTGTTCCTCGGCGCCGCGCTGGACAACACCCGGGTGTACGTCCTGGACGGGGCGCTGCGGCCGGTTCCGGTGGGCGTCGCCGGGGAGATGTATCTCGCGGGCAGTCAGGTGGCCCGCGGCTATCTGGGCCGGCCGGGGCTGACCGCGGAGCGGTTCGTCGCCGATCCGTTCGCCGCCGACGGCGGCCGGATGTACCGCACGGGCGATCTGGTGCACTGGACGGCCGGTGGTGAACTGCGGTTCCTGGGGCGGGCGGACGGCCAGGTCAAACTCCGGGGCTTCCGCATCGAGCCCGGTGAGATCGAAGAGACCCTGGCCCGGCATCCGGATGTGGGACGGGCCGCGGTGGCCGTCGTCGACGACGGTCCCGGCGGTAAGCGGCTGGTGGCCTACGCGGTGCCGCGCGCCGGGCGGACCCCGACGGAGCAGGGGCTGCTGCGCTGGGCGGCCGCCGAACTCCCGGAGCACATGGTGCCGTCGGCGCTGATGCTGCTGGACGACATCCCGCTGACCGTGAACGGCAAACCGGACCGCGGGGCGCTGCCCGCGCCCGCTCCGGCCGCCGCCCCGTCGGGGCGGGCGCCGCGGACTCCGCGCGAGGAGGTGCTGTGCGGGCTGTTCGAGGAGATCCTCGGGGTGACGGGTGTCGGCATCGACGACAGTTTCTTCGCCCTGGGCGGGCATTCGCTGCTGGGAGTCCGGCTGGTGAGCCGGACGCGGACGGCGCTCGGGCTGGAGCTGGGCGTCCGGGACCTGTTCCGCACGCCGACGGTCGCGGGGCTGCTCGCGGACGAACCGTCGGGCTTCGACCCGATGGGCGTCCTGCTGCCGCTCCAGCCCGGCGGCACCCGGCGGCCGCTGTTCGCACTGCACCCCGGCACCGGCGTCGGCTGGACGTACGTGGGGCTGGCCCGGCATCTGGGCCCGGACCAGCCGCTGTACGCGATCCAGGCCAGGGCGCTGTCGGAGCTGGGGCACAGTCCGGAATCGGTCGAGGAGATGGCCCGCGAGTATCTGGAGCACATCCGGCGGATCCAGCCGCAGGGCCCGTACCGCTTCCTCGGCTGGTCGTTCGGCGGCACCCTGGCCCATGCGCTGGCGGTGATGCTGGCGGAGCAGGGCGAACGGACCGAGCTGCTGGCGATGATGGACGTCCATCTGCAGCCGACCGAGCCCGAACGGCACCGGATGACCCCGGCGGAGAAGCGGGAGATGCTGGTCGGCGACGCGACCGACGAGCCCGAGGACGCGCCCTTCGACGTGGCGGGGCTGATCGGGCTGGTCCGGGAGACCGATCCGGTGCTGGGCGGTTTCTCCGACGACGAGATCCGTTCGGTGATCGGCGCCTCCATCGACCATGCGGAAATCGTGAAACTCTATGCGCCCCGTCCGGTGAAGACACAGATGCTGTTCTTCGCGGCCCGGGGAGAGGGCGCCCCTGAGAGCACTCTTTCACAATCCTGGATTCCCTATGTCGACGGCACCGTCGAACAGCACACCATCGGGGTCATCCACACCAGGATGGGCGAGCCCGAACCCCTGGAAAAAATCGGCCTTATCCTTTCCGACGCTTTGAGGAGCCTGTCATGA
- a CDS encoding MbtH family protein has protein sequence MTNSTNPFDDPDGIFHVVVNDEGQHALWPVFADIPAGWEGVWGPGPRAGALEYVEANWTDIRPKSLLAQYA, from the coding sequence ATGACGAACTCCACCAACCCTTTCGACGACCCCGACGGCATCTTCCACGTGGTGGTCAACGACGAGGGGCAGCACGCCCTGTGGCCGGTCTTCGCGGACATCCCCGCAGGCTGGGAGGGGGTTTGGGGGCCGGGCCCGAGGGCCGGTGCGCTGGAGTACGTGGAGGCCAACTGGACCGACATCCGGCCGAAGAGCCTGCTCGCCCAGTACGCCTGA
- a CDS encoding methylaspartate mutase, whose amino-acid sequence MRPGGTVLIAPDDLRDGGTDPRGPDSFGGFVARAARAGRLVVQPRMGFSDPARMRTGLAATRSAAAVTVGTLTIDSYTRVGDHAAARTAVAEGARLNGYPITAHSAERTRAVLDGIAGPAFPVQVRHGSSRPAAIVRALAAAGLHATEGGPVSYCLPYGRTPLAESVENWARACELLAELVPAPALPHLESFGGCMLGQLCPPGLLVALSLLEALFFTRHGIRSVSLSFAQQTDPAQDAEAVRALHRLAAEFLPPDTDRHVVLYTYMGVYPRTERGATLLLEASARLAVEAGAQRLIVKTAAEAHRIPTVRENLRALETAAVAADLAARARPRAPIVPDPAEDGGGDNAVYHEARAFVEAVLDLGDDLGRALRTAFARGVLDVPFCLHPDNAGRSRSFLDSAGRLRWAETGGMPIPPDTAPDGAPTPLTSDGLLAALYSVATRYDTPAPGGRILSAAPSPS is encoded by the coding sequence ATGAGACCCGGCGGCACGGTCCTCATCGCCCCGGACGACCTCCGGGACGGCGGCACGGACCCTCGGGGCCCGGATTCGTTCGGCGGGTTCGTCGCCCGGGCCGCCCGGGCCGGCCGGCTCGTGGTCCAGCCCCGGATGGGGTTCTCCGACCCCGCCCGGATGCGGACGGGGCTGGCCGCGACCCGGTCCGCCGCCGCGGTCACCGTCGGCACGCTCACCATCGACAGCTACACCCGGGTCGGCGATCACGCCGCGGCCCGTACCGCCGTCGCCGAAGGCGCCCGGCTCAACGGCTATCCCATCACCGCCCACTCCGCCGAGCGGACCCGGGCCGTACTCGACGGAATCGCGGGTCCGGCATTCCCGGTGCAGGTGCGGCACGGTTCGTCCCGGCCCGCGGCCATCGTCCGGGCGCTGGCCGCGGCCGGTCTGCACGCGACGGAGGGCGGCCCCGTCTCGTACTGCCTGCCCTACGGGCGCACCCCGCTCGCGGAATCGGTGGAGAACTGGGCACGGGCCTGTGAACTCCTCGCCGAACTGGTGCCCGCCCCGGCGCTGCCGCATCTGGAGAGCTTCGGCGGCTGCATGCTCGGCCAGCTCTGCCCGCCCGGTCTGCTGGTGGCGCTCAGTCTGCTGGAGGCCCTGTTCTTCACCCGGCACGGCATCCGCAGCGTGTCCCTCAGCTTCGCCCAGCAGACGGACCCCGCGCAGGACGCCGAAGCCGTCCGGGCGCTGCACCGGCTGGCCGCGGAGTTCCTGCCGCCGGACACCGACCGGCACGTGGTCCTCTACACCTATATGGGGGTGTATCCGCGGACCGAACGCGGCGCGACCCTGCTGCTGGAGGCGTCCGCACGGCTCGCGGTGGAGGCGGGTGCCCAGCGGCTGATCGTGAAGACGGCCGCGGAGGCGCACCGGATTCCGACGGTACGGGAGAACCTGCGGGCGCTGGAGACCGCGGCCGTCGCCGCGGACCTCGCCGCACGCGCCCGGCCCCGGGCGCCGATCGTCCCGGACCCCGCCGAGGACGGGGGCGGCGACAACGCCGTCTACCACGAGGCACGGGCCTTCGTGGAGGCCGTCCTCGACCTCGGCGACGACCTCGGGCGGGCGCTGCGGACCGCCTTCGCCCGGGGCGTGCTGGATGTGCCGTTCTGCCTGCACCCCGACAACGCGGGCCGCAGCCGCAGTTTCCTGGACTCCGCCGGGCGGCTGCGCTGGGCGGAGACCGGCGGTATGCCGATACCGCCCGACACGGCGCCGGACGGCGCCCCTACCCCGCTGACCTCCGACGGGCTGCTGGCCGCGCTGTACTCCGTCGCGACCCGTTACGACACCCCGGCACCGGGCGGCCGGATCCTCTCCGCCGCCCCCTCGCCTTCCTGA
- a CDS encoding cobalamin B12-binding domain-containing protein: protein MTILLTGTASDSHTWNLVYLRLFLEERGHRVRCLGPCVPDELLVAACTESAPELVVISSVNGHGYRDGLSAVRSLRSAGLGLPVVVGGKLGVAGRTDPAQRALLLEAGCDAVFDDGDVEALRVFAADLASAVRPPVPALPRIVVPRAVA from the coding sequence TTGACGATACTGCTGACCGGTACCGCATCGGATTCCCACACCTGGAATCTGGTCTACCTCCGGCTCTTCCTGGAGGAGCGCGGCCACCGGGTGAGGTGCCTGGGGCCCTGTGTCCCCGACGAACTGCTGGTGGCGGCGTGCACGGAGTCGGCGCCCGAGCTGGTCGTCATCAGCAGCGTCAACGGTCACGGCTACCGCGACGGGCTCTCCGCCGTCCGGTCCCTGCGCTCCGCCGGGCTGGGCCTGCCGGTCGTCGTCGGCGGCAAGCTCGGTGTCGCGGGACGGACCGATCCGGCCCAGCGGGCCCTGCTGCTGGAGGCGGGCTGCGACGCGGTCTTCGACGACGGGGACGTCGAGGCGCTGCGGGTGTTCGCGGCGGATCTGGCCTCGGCCGTCCGGCCGCCCGTACCGGCGCTTCCCCGGATCGTGGTTCCCCGGGCCGTGGCATGA